The following are from one region of the Treponema denticola genome:
- a CDS encoding TPM domain-containing protein, whose amino-acid sequence MENKRILNKIHITNKDLDLIKNAVAEAEKTTNGEIALAVIPQSDSYSFVELFAAVCLAFISFFVMLYFGNGIWKLLETKLWYPSPKTLTAVIGAGVFVVMLLFFLLINIPALDRLIIPKKIKEARVYARALKHFVECGIYKTAERTGILIFVSILERKVFIIADSGIAEKVEQGTWNGICGIITSGLKSKNTANSFCKAVEECGKILAEHFPKTKGNPNEYPDGLVILDR is encoded by the coding sequence ATGGAAAATAAACGGATATTAAATAAAATACATATTACGAATAAAGATTTGGATTTGATTAAGAATGCTGTTGCAGAGGCGGAAAAAACTACAAATGGTGAAATTGCTTTGGCGGTTATTCCTCAAAGTGATTCTTATTCGTTTGTAGAATTGTTTGCTGCCGTCTGCTTAGCCTTTATTTCTTTTTTTGTTATGCTTTATTTCGGAAACGGTATTTGGAAATTACTCGAAACAAAACTTTGGTATCCTTCACCTAAGACTCTTACGGCCGTAATCGGAGCAGGTGTTTTCGTTGTAATGCTCCTTTTCTTTTTGCTGATAAATATTCCTGCTCTCGATAGATTAATAATTCCAAAAAAAATAAAGGAAGCAAGGGTATATGCAAGAGCTTTAAAACATTTTGTAGAATGCGGAATTTATAAGACTGCCGAAAGAACCGGTATTTTGATCTTTGTTTCTATTCTTGAAAGAAAAGTTTTTATTATTGCAGATTCCGGTATTGCTGAAAAAGTTGAGCAAGGTACATGGAACGGAATTTGCGGCATAATAACTTCCGGCTTAAAGTCAAAGAATACCGCAAATAGTTTTTGCAAGGCTGTAGAAGAATGTGGGAAAATCCTTGCAGAACATTTTCCTAAAACAAAGGGAAACCCGAACGAATACCCCGACGGGCTTGTAATTTTGGATAGGTAA
- a CDS encoding MFS transporter: protein MKDLRKRTFNVSGLSFLVYSLSSIAISICLVNIKRDLNFSLTEAGLFGMLCAIEQMIILFISPIFAAKFGKIKVLRTSLLILAAGLFFFSKSINFFTALLSALCMGLGVANMEALLTPIVNDLYPNDTGAKMNMMHAFWPLGTCSGLIGFGYLLSIGINWRYIYIGLSIFALLICFSYPSSKKIKLPPSDGSKAAFKEIFSLPSFWLFGLSLFFAGGAEGAFAFWSATLIQLYLKASAFYAGIVTASFALGMFIGRSLNSKVLKKVSIQKAIIVSSIASFIVSLLFVFVNSLFGLAVFLFCMGLCLACLWPTIQSFAAAILPVDATALMIFLSCFGVPGYSTASFIMGIVGDKYDLFIAFITVVPVFLILVPILFIMGCKLSGSPKLKPLREKNEFIG from the coding sequence ATGAAAGATCTACGAAAAAGAACCTTTAATGTTTCAGGCCTTAGTTTTTTAGTTTATTCTCTTTCTTCCATTGCAATCTCGATATGTCTCGTAAATATTAAAAGAGACTTAAATTTTTCGCTTACGGAAGCGGGATTATTCGGAATGCTTTGTGCTATCGAGCAGATGATAATTCTTTTTATAAGCCCCATCTTTGCTGCCAAATTCGGCAAGATAAAAGTTTTGCGTACTTCTCTTTTGATATTAGCCGCAGGGCTTTTTTTCTTTTCAAAAAGCATAAACTTTTTTACGGCTCTTTTAAGTGCTCTTTGTATGGGCTTGGGTGTTGCAAATATGGAAGCCCTGCTGACTCCCATAGTAAACGATTTATATCCGAACGATACGGGAGCAAAGATGAATATGATGCATGCCTTTTGGCCCTTGGGAACTTGTTCCGGTCTGATAGGCTTCGGCTATCTTCTTTCGATAGGAATAAACTGGAGATACATTTACATAGGCCTATCTATTTTTGCTCTATTGATTTGTTTTTCCTATCCTTCATCAAAAAAAATAAAACTTCCTCCTTCGGACGGAAGTAAGGCAGCCTTTAAAGAAATATTTTCCCTGCCCTCCTTTTGGCTTTTCGGCCTATCCCTTTTTTTTGCAGGAGGAGCCGAAGGAGCTTTTGCCTTTTGGTCGGCTACATTAATTCAGCTTTATTTAAAAGCCTCTGCCTTTTATGCAGGAATTGTAACGGCGAGCTTTGCCCTCGGAATGTTTATCGGAAGATCCTTAAACAGCAAGGTTTTAAAAAAAGTTTCCATTCAAAAAGCGATAATAGTTTCTTCGATTGCTTCATTTATAGTCAGCCTATTATTTGTTTTTGTAAACTCGCTTTTCGGTTTGGCGGTGTTTTTATTTTGTATGGGACTTTGCCTTGCATGCCTTTGGCCGACAATCCAATCCTTTGCCGCAGCAATCCTTCCGGTGGATGCAACAGCCCTTATGATTTTTTTATCCTGCTTCGGAGTTCCCGGTTACAGCACTGCAAGTTTTATTATGGGAATAGTCGGCGATAAATACGATTTGTTTATTGCATTTATCACGGTAGTACCGGTTTTTTTAATTTTGGTTCCGATTCTTTTTATCATGGGATGCAAGCTGTCGGGCTCACCTAAACTAAAACCGTTAAGGGAAAAAAATGAATTTATTGGATAA
- a CDS encoding J domain-containing protein: MIAQDSFNNDIKNFIIIAQSISKEEIKKEYYTLVKKYHPDMYTNNKTQYDKYMMILNHVYSNIKTNSKAESKIISDEYEKMKVNGKYRFINRDKKAEHISDKSLFLYKMGLDKIFWSRDYLCAHPLSEGFGDEIVVEISQALYQAIKYLTDSIKIGKNNNWINEAKEKIQWAYEMNSRITKNLYDMNFTKTVVFS, from the coding sequence ATGATAGCACAAGATAGTTTTAATAATGATATAAAAAATTTTATTATAATAGCACAAAGTATTTCAAAAGAAGAAATAAAAAAAGAATATTATACTCTTGTAAAAAAATATCATCCCGATATGTATACAAACAATAAAACCCAATATGATAAATACATGATGATTTTAAACCATGTGTATTCAAATATAAAAACAAACTCCAAGGCAGAATCTAAAATAATAAGTGATGAATATGAAAAAATGAAAGTAAATGGAAAATATAGGTTTATTAACAGAGATAAAAAAGCCGAACACATTTCGGACAAGTCTCTTTTTTTATATAAAATGGGATTAGATAAAATTTTTTGGTCACGGGATTATCTTTGCGCACATCCTCTGTCGGAAGGCTTCGGTGATGAAATAGTAGTTGAAATATCTCAAGCTCTTTATCAGGCTATTAAGTACTTAACGGACTCCATCAAAATAGGAAAAAACAATAACTGGATAAATGAAGCAAAAGAAAAAATTCAATGGGCATATGAAATGAATAGCCGCATTACAAAAAATTTATACGATATGAATTTTACTAAAACTGTAGTATTTTCTTAA
- the pyk gene encoding pyruvate kinase, with protein MKKTKIVCTIGPASDSERVLAEMFKAGLNVCRLNFSHGSHEEHKVKIDRIKKIREELKMPIALLLDTKGPEIRLGLFEKPVEIVQGQEFIITTRDVIGTNQICSISYKNIAAEIKPKSRILINDGLLELQVIDILNDTDIECVAVNSGTLSSRKGVNIPGLRVNLPYMSEKDISDIEFGIENDVDFIAASFTQRADDIIQIRKLLEKHKSTIAVIAKIENQEGLDNIDEILAEADGIMVARGDMGVEIEPEKIPHLQKQLIKKANLAGKPVITATQMLESMTHNLRPTRAEVTDVANAILDGTSAVMLSGETAAGEYPVETVAMMTSIANSIEETLDYEKLFAENASLHETTITNAIARATCSTALALDANAIITASASGITPRALSKFKPKVPIIAITESPQVMRKMALDWDVYPVLADPIKSTDNMFDVCSQIAKDTGHVKKGDIAILTAGIPIGKAGSTNLLKVEIIE; from the coding sequence ATGAAAAAAACAAAAATAGTATGCACAATAGGGCCTGCTTCCGACTCGGAAAGAGTCTTGGCAGAAATGTTTAAAGCCGGTTTAAATGTCTGCCGCCTTAATTTTTCGCATGGAAGCCATGAAGAACACAAGGTTAAAATAGATCGAATAAAAAAAATAAGAGAAGAGTTAAAAATGCCTATTGCACTTTTACTGGATACTAAGGGACCCGAAATCCGTTTGGGCCTTTTTGAAAAGCCTGTAGAAATTGTGCAAGGTCAGGAATTTATAATTACAACCAGAGATGTAATCGGAACAAATCAAATATGCAGCATCTCATATAAGAATATTGCCGCCGAAATTAAACCTAAAAGCAGAATCCTTATAAATGACGGATTATTGGAGTTACAGGTTATCGATATTTTAAACGATACGGACATAGAATGTGTTGCAGTAAATTCCGGAACCCTAAGCAGCCGAAAAGGTGTAAACATTCCCGGCTTGAGGGTAAACCTTCCTTACATGAGTGAAAAGGATATCTCCGATATCGAATTTGGAATTGAAAACGATGTGGATTTTATTGCCGCATCCTTTACACAAAGAGCCGACGATATTATCCAAATAAGAAAACTTTTGGAAAAACACAAAAGTACAATCGCCGTTATAGCAAAAATAGAAAATCAAGAAGGCTTGGACAACATAGATGAAATTTTAGCGGAAGCCGACGGAATAATGGTAGCCCGGGGAGATATGGGTGTAGAAATAGAACCCGAAAAAATACCCCATCTTCAAAAGCAGCTGATAAAAAAAGCAAACCTTGCAGGAAAGCCGGTTATCACCGCAACTCAGATGCTCGAATCTATGACCCACAACCTGCGTCCCACCAGAGCCGAAGTTACCGACGTTGCAAACGCTATTCTCGACGGAACATCAGCTGTAATGCTTTCTGGAGAAACCGCAGCAGGCGAATACCCTGTCGAAACCGTGGCCATGATGACCTCAATTGCGAACTCTATAGAAGAAACATTAGATTATGAAAAACTATTTGCTGAAAATGCATCTCTTCATGAGACCACAATCACAAATGCCATTGCAAGAGCCACCTGCTCCACTGCCCTGGCCCTCGATGCAAATGCAATAATAACGGCATCCGCTTCGGGAATAACACCGCGAGCTCTTTCAAAATTTAAACCAAAGGTACCGATTATTGCAATAACGGAATCGCCTCAGGTTATGAGAAAGATGGCCCTCGACTGGGACGTATATCCGGTTTTAGCCGATCCTATAAAATCGACCGACAACATGTTCGATGTGTGTTCGCAAATTGCAAAGGATACAGGCCATGTAAAAAAAGGAGACATAGCAATCCTTACGGCAGGTATTCCTATAGGCAAAGCAGGATCTACAAACCTTCTAAAGGTAGAAATAATAGAATAA
- the nth gene encoding endonuclease III codes for MNLLDKDKIEEVYRRFKKNNPNPKGELHSANIFTLLVAVVLSAQATDVGVNKATGPFFKAADTPQKMIELGEEGIREYIKTINLYPTKAKRIFELSRIIQNEYAGRVPDTMEELIKLPGVGRKTANVVLNMGFGKPAIAVDTHILRTAPRIGLSSGKTPIQVEEDLLKVTPKKYLLNAHHWILLHGRYICKARKPECETCFLSDICMKNL; via the coding sequence ATGAATTTATTGGATAAAGATAAAATCGAAGAAGTATACCGCCGCTTTAAAAAAAATAATCCTAACCCGAAAGGAGAATTACATTCTGCAAATATTTTTACCCTTTTGGTAGCGGTGGTACTGTCTGCACAAGCGACTGATGTCGGTGTAAATAAAGCAACGGGGCCTTTTTTTAAGGCAGCCGATACGCCTCAAAAAATGATAGAACTGGGTGAAGAAGGAATCCGCGAATACATTAAAACAATAAATTTATATCCGACAAAGGCTAAACGTATTTTTGAATTAAGCCGCATAATTCAAAATGAGTATGCAGGAAGGGTTCCGGATACAATGGAAGAACTTATAAAACTTCCCGGAGTCGGCCGCAAAACCGCAAACGTGGTTTTAAATATGGGTTTCGGAAAACCCGCAATCGCAGTAGATACCCATATCCTGCGCACCGCCCCGCGTATCGGTCTTTCATCGGGCAAGACTCCGATTCAAGTTGAAGAAGATTTACTTAAAGTTACTCCAAAAAAATATTTACTAAATGCCCACCACTGGATTCTCCTGCATGGGCGCTATATCTGCAAGGCCAGGAAACCGGAATGTGAAACCTGTTTTTTATCCGATATCTGTATGAAGAATTTATAA
- a CDS encoding SemiSWEET family transporter, with protein MNSKFFTILGWVATATAMAMYVSYIPQISNNLNGMKGNWLQPLVAAINCTLWVTYGLMKKPKRDWPIAFANSPGIIFGLVAFITAL; from the coding sequence ATGAACTCTAAATTTTTTACGATTTTAGGATGGGTTGCAACCGCAACCGCTATGGCAATGTATGTTTCGTATATTCCGCAAATAAGTAATAATTTAAACGGAATGAAAGGAAATTGGCTTCAGCCCCTGGTTGCTGCAATAAACTGTACTCTTTGGGTAACATACGGGCTTATGAAAAAACCTAAACGCGACTGGCCCATTGCCTTTGCAAATTCACCCGGCATAATTTTCGGTTTGGTTGCCTTTATTACCGCACTTTAA
- a CDS encoding DUF3887 domain-containing protein, protein MKPLKIFFLFVLFSFLWSCKPKDASETFHIPFLKEKAEEIIFMINDKDWEGIRNLSTEEFKKNLDEEFINVNTKIFFEPAGKYLYTKEAYFLETKDKNSGEVIGVVIVKVGYENKTLCYTFNFAKDTKLIGFFLK, encoded by the coding sequence TTGAAACCCTTAAAAATATTTTTTCTTTTTGTTTTATTTTCTTTTTTATGGAGCTGTAAGCCTAAGGACGCATCGGAAACATTTCACATTCCTTTTTTAAAAGAAAAGGCTGAAGAAATTATTTTTATGATAAACGATAAGGACTGGGAAGGCATAAGAAACTTAAGCACCGAAGAATTTAAAAAAAACTTGGATGAAGAATTTATAAATGTAAATACTAAAATATTTTTTGAGCCGGCAGGAAAATACCTGTATACAAAAGAAGCCTATTTTTTGGAAACAAAAGATAAAAACTCGGGAGAAGTTATAGGAGTTGTTATCGTTAAGGTAGGATACGAAAATAAAACTCTATGCTACACCTTCAATTTTGCAAAAGACACAAAGCTGATAGGCTTCTTTTTAAAATAG
- a CDS encoding DUF6364 family protein — protein MKNITLSLDEDILTAGQEYAKHQNISFNSLIRKLLEQTIHPQKNEWLDDTFSLMDKVYISSEKKQWTRDELYRE, from the coding sequence ATGAAAAATATAACATTAAGCCTTGATGAAGATATACTCACAGCCGGACAAGAATATGCTAAACATCAAAATATTTCTTTCAACAGCCTGATTCGCAAATTACTTGAACAAACAATTCACCCTCAAAAAAACGAATGGCTTGATGATACATTTTCCTTAATGGATAAGGTTTATATTTCTTCGGAAAAAAAACAATGGACAAGGGATGAGTTATATCGTGAATAA
- a CDS encoding NYN domain-containing protein: MEKKYAILIDGDNIAPSYLDSIISEVSKEGEVLIKRLYGDWTTPNMNGWKPWLEKVPIRPVQQFRNGPNATDNTIIMDAIELANTNQGINAVCIVSTDSDYYSLALKLREYGLYVLGVGKSNAKPLWVNACNEFKYLENFDETEEYEEDSKSGKKFKSLEDLICHAYRNSRMTEEGWVSLSDLGNSIRNFMPEFDPRSYSHNTLREIIDALSDDFELRSDDRIPPNYWIKAIGRKNETPKIKGKIKRLMNRYGIIENENGDFFFSFTNIDKKCRDKLIKEGTPVKFRVFKMPNPKGEDSADRNGKAAEIEIIG; encoded by the coding sequence ATGGAAAAAAAATATGCTATTTTAATTGACGGAGACAACATAGCTCCTTCCTATCTCGACTCGATAATTTCCGAAGTTTCAAAAGAAGGAGAGGTTCTGATAAAAAGACTTTACGGGGACTGGACTACTCCCAATATGAACGGCTGGAAACCTTGGCTTGAAAAAGTACCTATCCGGCCTGTCCAGCAATTTAGAAACGGGCCCAATGCAACCGATAACACAATCATAATGGATGCCATAGAACTTGCAAACACAAATCAAGGCATAAATGCCGTCTGCATAGTTTCTACCGATTCCGATTATTACAGCCTTGCCCTAAAATTACGGGAGTATGGTCTCTATGTTTTGGGAGTCGGAAAGTCCAATGCAAAACCTCTTTGGGTAAACGCCTGCAACGAATTTAAATATCTTGAAAACTTTGATGAAACTGAAGAATACGAAGAAGACTCAAAAAGCGGCAAAAAGTTTAAATCCCTCGAAGACCTTATCTGCCATGCTTATAGAAATTCCCGCATGACAGAAGAAGGCTGGGTAAGTCTTTCCGACCTAGGGAATTCTATCCGTAACTTTATGCCGGAATTCGATCCACGCTCTTATAGCCACAATACATTGAGAGAAATAATCGATGCCCTATCGGATGATTTTGAACTAAGATCCGACGACAGGATACCTCCCAACTATTGGATAAAGGCAATAGGCCGCAAAAATGAAACGCCAAAAATAAAGGGAAAAATAAAACGGCTTATGAACCGATACGGAATTATCGAAAACGAAAACGGAGACTTTTTCTTTTCGTTCACAAACATCGATAAAAAATGCAGGGACAAACTTATAAAAGAGGGAACACCGGTAAAGTTCAGGGTGTTTAAGATGCCCAATCCCAAGGGCGAAGACTCGGCTGACAGGAACGGAAAAGCAGCTGAAATTGAAATAATAGGTTAA
- a CDS encoding TPM domain-containing protein yields the protein MTEKIKLFSILLFSAAVNIFPLDVPKLRGPVNDLAGILSDDKKTEIENFLFEIEKKSDVQIAVLTIPSLEGENCEEYSLRVAETWQLGSKEKDSGVLLLVAVNDKKMRIEVGYGLEANLTDAVAGRIIRNVIAPEFKTGNFGNGIFLGVKAIAGYALQDESMLSKINSSDDDSDGLAIIIGLTALFILWFIFCRLIPCFFWILYRLITLKGFTGEELVSNLFTSRSVFKFSGSSGGGGGYSGGGGSFGGGGASGSW from the coding sequence ATGACAGAAAAAATCAAACTTTTTTCTATCTTGCTTTTTTCTGCGGCTGTTAATATTTTTCCGCTTGATGTTCCTAAGCTTAGAGGGCCTGTAAACGACTTGGCCGGTATTCTATCGGATGATAAAAAGACTGAAATAGAGAATTTTCTTTTTGAAATTGAAAAAAAATCGGATGTGCAAATAGCCGTCTTAACTATCCCTTCTCTCGAAGGAGAAAATTGTGAAGAATATTCATTGCGCGTTGCTGAAACATGGCAGCTTGGCTCTAAAGAAAAAGATTCGGGTGTTTTGCTCCTTGTTGCCGTAAACGATAAAAAAATGCGTATTGAAGTAGGGTACGGGCTTGAGGCAAATCTTACCGATGCCGTTGCAGGCCGTATTATACGGAATGTAATAGCTCCCGAATTTAAAACAGGGAATTTCGGTAACGGGATATTCCTAGGGGTAAAAGCTATTGCAGGATATGCCTTACAGGATGAAAGTATGCTGTCAAAAATCAATTCCTCTGATGATGATTCTGACGGCCTTGCTATTATCATCGGACTTACGGCTTTATTTATACTATGGTTTATTTTTTGCAGACTTATTCCGTGCTTTTTCTGGATTTTGTACCGCCTGATAACTTTGAAGGGATTTACCGGTGAGGAATTGGTAAGTAATTTATTTACTTCAAGAAGTGTGTTTAAATTTTCAGGCTCTTCGGGAGGCGGAGGCGGTTATTCAGGAGGAGGGGGCAGCTTTGGAGGCGGCGGAGCTTCGGGAAGCTGGTAA
- a CDS encoding motility associated factor glycosyltransferase family protein, with product MTANNEKPELIPIDSGFSVLYKDKYLYSKRSPQKNILQLISSIVIQNETLVLCVSPVLGYGLKELLEKLPPDSFAIGLEADEDLLKLSKNKIDKNILENSKFLYTGTDSVNILLNRLDDFIKGKKIRRVIRIDFSGGAALNQSFYSQAFDFISQYISQIWINRLTLIQFGRNYARNFFKNYYSILRSIVKSPDKTSALNINSCFGSLIEKSVNKPIIVIGAGPSLDSSVEFIKENRDRLFVLAVDAAFAGLYPEIRPDAVVLLESQYWIQKAFIGITDLDIPIIADLTSNPSLLVKLNGNKAFFFTDYSGQDYAASSFFSVLKEKNILPLRFEAMGSVGLAALALAERLAFDGLPIFHTGLDFSWGQGFSHSKLSYQVKNVFSDISKIKSLYTGESLFPNKLSFEKGKDGSLVFTSPNLKNYGELYKKLFASKENFFDIGQSGLELNSKKIHFDTAKKIIDDFYSCGGVIDLNYEASCSINKNNDKKNFICYDYADKEKVIKDFLISEKEKLLRLKNIFIGKIVSSDGEIKTLLLSMPYLYLHFPDYNSLSETILDKHFLSRVRIEIEYFLKIHLINENFIN from the coding sequence ATGACTGCAAATAATGAAAAACCTGAGCTCATTCCGATTGACTCAGGTTTTTCGGTTTTATACAAAGACAAGTACTTATATTCAAAACGTTCACCGCAAAAAAATATTCTACAATTAATTTCTTCTATTGTAATTCAAAATGAAACATTGGTTCTTTGTGTATCTCCGGTTTTGGGATACGGATTAAAAGAGCTTTTAGAAAAACTCCCGCCGGATTCTTTTGCCATCGGTTTGGAAGCTGATGAAGATCTGTTGAAGCTTTCAAAAAACAAAATCGATAAAAATATTTTAGAGAACTCTAAATTTTTATATACGGGCACGGATTCGGTAAATATCTTATTAAACCGGCTTGATGATTTTATTAAAGGAAAAAAAATTAGACGCGTTATAAGAATAGATTTTTCGGGAGGAGCGGCTTTAAATCAATCCTTTTATTCTCAAGCCTTTGATTTTATCTCTCAATATATTTCGCAAATATGGATTAACCGATTAACTTTAATTCAATTCGGCAGAAATTATGCCCGTAATTTTTTTAAAAACTATTATTCGATCTTACGCTCTATTGTAAAGAGTCCCGATAAAACTTCGGCTTTAAATATAAATTCTTGTTTCGGTTCTTTAATTGAAAAATCGGTTAATAAACCTATTATTGTAATAGGAGCCGGGCCATCTCTTGATTCTTCTGTCGAGTTTATAAAAGAAAACAGGGATAGGCTTTTTGTTCTTGCTGTCGATGCTGCTTTTGCAGGGCTTTATCCCGAAATAAGACCTGACGCTGTTGTTTTGCTTGAGTCGCAATATTGGATTCAAAAAGCCTTTATCGGTATTACGGATTTAGATATTCCCATTATTGCCGATTTGACATCGAATCCTTCTTTGCTTGTAAAGCTAAATGGAAATAAGGCTTTTTTCTTTACCGATTATTCCGGCCAAGATTACGCGGCAAGTTCTTTTTTTTCCGTTTTAAAAGAAAAGAATATTTTACCTTTAAGATTTGAAGCTATGGGCTCGGTGGGGCTTGCTGCCTTAGCTCTTGCCGAAAGATTGGCTTTTGACGGCCTTCCTATTTTTCATACAGGTTTGGATTTTTCGTGGGGGCAGGGCTTCAGTCATTCAAAATTAAGCTATCAAGTTAAAAATGTATTTTCGGATATTTCCAAAATAAAAAGTCTTTACACGGGAGAATCTTTGTTTCCGAATAAGCTTAGTTTTGAAAAGGGCAAAGACGGCAGTCTTGTTTTTACTTCTCCTAATTTAAAAAATTACGGAGAGCTTTATAAAAAACTTTTTGCTTCTAAAGAAAACTTTTTTGATATAGGACAATCAGGTTTGGAACTAAATTCAAAAAAAATACATTTTGATACGGCAAAAAAAATCATAGACGATTTTTATTCGTGCGGAGGGGTTATTGATTTAAATTATGAAGCATCTTGTTCTATAAATAAAAATAATGATAAAAAAAATTTTATATGCTATGATTATGCAGATAAAGAAAAAGTTATAAAAGATTTTTTAATTTCCGAAAAAGAAAAGCTTCTTAGGCTTAAAAATATTTTTATCGGAAAAATAGTTTCTTCTGATGGAGAAATTAAAACTCTTCTTTTGTCTATGCCTTATCTATATCTTCATTTCCCGGATTATAATTCCTTATCCGAAACTATCTTGGATAAACATTTTTTATCCCGTGTAAGAATTGAGATAGAATATTTTTTAAAAATACATCTGATAAATGAAAATTTTATCAATTAA
- a CDS encoding PIN domain-containing protein, protein MNKIFIDTNILVYALDNRDNDKMNKARNILRKVIYENKPVISTQVINEFYVAATKKLNIDKTLIKTIVHNFKNMEIITSDLQLTENAINISIESQISFWDSLIIAAAEKANCKLIISEDLNSGQKYQEISLINPFQQEI, encoded by the coding sequence GTGAATAAAATATTTATTGATACAAATATACTTGTTTATGCACTTGACAATCGAGACAATGATAAAATGAATAAAGCACGCAATATATTAAGAAAGGTAATTTATGAAAACAAGCCGGTAATATCCACACAAGTAATAAATGAATTCTATGTTGCCGCCACTAAAAAATTAAACATAGACAAAACTCTTATAAAAACCATAGTTCACAATTTTAAAAATATGGAAATTATAACAAGTGATTTACAATTGACAGAAAATGCTATAAACATAAGTATAGAATCACAGATATCCTTTTGGGATTCACTAATTATTGCCGCAGCAGAAAAAGCTAATTGTAAATTGATTATATCCGAAGATTTAAATTCAGGGCAAAAATATCAAGAAATCTCCCTTATAAACCCATTTCAACAGGAAATATAG
- a CDS encoding SPL family radical SAM protein, with protein sequence MHFVKAKGILSPKNGMNIYRGCSHGCIYCDSRSECYQMTHSFEDIEVKENAVELLEEALIKKRKKCMIGMGSMTDPYLPLEKELGFTRKIIETIYRYGFGFTLITKSSLILRDLDLLKAVNKKTKCVIQMTLTTYDDALCKIIEPNVAVTSERVKVLRKLNEEGIPTVVWLTPILPFINDTPENIDGILRYCIEAKVFGIISFGMGLTLRKGNREFFYKKLDQHFPGLKQKYIRLYRENYSVMSPHNASLMNLFFKLCKENGIEHNPDKIFAYLNSFEDKQQSQLEFF encoded by the coding sequence ATGCACTTTGTAAAAGCAAAAGGAATTTTATCTCCTAAAAACGGAATGAATATTTATCGGGGCTGTTCTCATGGCTGCATTTATTGCGATTCAAGAAGTGAATGTTATCAAATGACTCACAGCTTTGAAGATATCGAAGTCAAAGAAAACGCAGTAGAACTTTTGGAAGAAGCCTTAATTAAAAAAAGAAAAAAGTGCATGATCGGGATGGGTTCAATGACAGACCCCTATCTTCCTCTTGAAAAAGAACTAGGCTTTACAAGAAAGATTATCGAAACAATTTATCGATACGGTTTCGGATTTACCCTGATAACAAAATCTTCCCTTATACTGAGGGACTTGGATCTTTTAAAGGCAGTAAATAAAAAAACAAAATGCGTTATTCAAATGACGCTGACAACCTATGATGATGCCTTGTGTAAAATAATAGAGCCGAATGTTGCCGTAACAAGCGAAAGAGTTAAAGTCCTAAGAAAATTAAATGAAGAAGGAATTCCTACAGTGGTTTGGCTTACTCCCATTCTTCCCTTTATAAACGACACTCCGGAAAATATAGATGGCATTCTGAGGTATTGTATCGAAGCTAAAGTGTTCGGTATAATTTCATTCGGAATGGGACTTACTCTCAGAAAGGGAAACAGGGAATTCTTTTATAAAAAACTTGATCAACATTTTCCGGGACTAAAGCAAAAATACATAAGACTATATAGAGAAAACTACTCGGTAATGAGCCCGCATAATGCAAGTCTTATGAATCTGTTTTTTAAACTCTGCAAAGAAAACGGCATCGAGCATAATCCCGATAAGATATTTGCATATTTAAACAGCTTTGAAGATAAGCAGCAATCCCAATTGGAATTTTTTTGA